One segment of Radiobacillus kanasensis DNA contains the following:
- the rpsJ gene encoding 30S ribosomal protein S10, producing the protein MAKEKIRIRLKAYDHRILDQSAEKIVDTAKRSGASVSGPIPLPTEKSVYTILRAVHKYKDSREQFEMRTHKRLIDIVSPTPQTVDALMRLDLPSGVDIEIKL; encoded by the coding sequence ATGGCAAAAGAAAAAATCAGAATCAGATTAAAAGCGTATGATCACCGTATTCTAGATCAATCGGCTGAGAAAATCGTAGACACAGCGAAACGTTCGGGTGCAAGTGTTTCTGGACCAATTCCGCTACCTACTGAAAAATCTGTGTACACAATCTTGCGTGCGGTGCACAAGTACAAAGATTCTCGTGAACAATTCGAGATGCGTACACACAAACGTCTTATTGACATTGTTAGTCCAACACCACAAACAGTTGATGCGCTAATGCGTTTAGACTTACCATCTGGTGTGGACATCGAAATTAAACTATAA
- the rplC gene encoding 50S ribosomal protein L3, giving the protein MTKGILGRKIGMTQLFNETGELVPVTVIQAEPNVVLQLKTVETDGYEAVQLGFADQKANNVNKPAKGHAEKANTTPKRYIREFRDANLEDYTVGQEVGVDVFQAGDVVDVTGTSKGKGFQGAIKRHNQSRGPMSHGSRYHRRPGSMGVIDPMHVFKGKKLPGQMGGETITIQNLEVVKVDTDRNLLLVKGNVPGAKKSYVQITSAVKAN; this is encoded by the coding sequence ATGACGAAAGGAATCTTAGGAAGAAAAATCGGCATGACTCAACTTTTCAATGAAACTGGAGAGCTAGTTCCTGTAACGGTTATTCAAGCTGAGCCTAACGTAGTTCTTCAACTTAAAACAGTTGAAACGGACGGATATGAAGCAGTGCAGCTAGGATTTGCTGATCAAAAGGCAAACAATGTAAACAAACCTGCTAAAGGTCATGCTGAAAAAGCGAACACAACGCCTAAGCGCTACATTCGTGAATTCCGTGACGCTAATCTTGAAGACTACACTGTCGGTCAAGAAGTTGGCGTAGACGTATTTCAAGCTGGAGATGTCGTAGATGTAACTGGTACTTCAAAGGGTAAAGGATTTCAAGGTGCAATCAAGAGACATAACCAATCTCGTGGACCAATGTCTCACGGTTCTCGTTACCACAGAAGACCAGGTTCTATGGGTGTAATTGACCCTATGCACGTTTTTAAAGGTAAAAAGCTACCAGGACAAATGGGTGGAGAAACAATTACTATCCAAAACCTTGAAGTAGTAAAAGTAGATACAGATCGTAACCTACTTTTAGTAAAAGGTAATGTACCTGGAGCAAAAAAATCTTATGTACAAATTACCAGTGCGGTAAAGGCTAACTAA
- the rplD gene encoding 50S ribosomal protein L4, with product MPKVALYNQTGSQVGDVELNDAVFGIEPNEHVLHEAVLMQRASLRQGTHDVKGRSEVRGGGRKPWRQKGTGRARQGSIRSPQWVGGGTVFGPTPRSYSYKLPKKVRRLAIKSALSSKVKEESLFVLDNLSIEAPKTKEVKAVLSGLNVDSKALIVTLEKDEVVARSANNLPGVKVLTVSEVNVLDLLTHDKLILTKEAAEKAGEVLA from the coding sequence ATGCCTAAAGTAGCACTATATAATCAAACTGGATCTCAAGTCGGCGATGTGGAATTAAACGATGCTGTATTTGGGATTGAGCCGAATGAGCACGTATTACACGAAGCAGTCCTAATGCAACGCGCTTCTTTACGCCAAGGAACTCACGATGTTAAAGGTCGTTCAGAAGTTCGTGGTGGAGGACGTAAGCCGTGGCGCCAAAAAGGTACTGGTCGCGCTCGTCAAGGTTCTATCCGCTCCCCGCAATGGGTTGGTGGTGGAACAGTATTCGGACCAACTCCTCGCAGCTACAGCTATAAACTACCTAAAAAGGTTCGTAGATTAGCAATCAAATCTGCGTTATCTTCTAAGGTGAAAGAAGAAAGCTTATTCGTTCTTGACAACCTTTCGATCGAAGCTCCTAAAACAAAAGAAGTAAAAGCTGTTTTATCTGGTCTTAACGTTGATAGCAAAGCTTTAATTGTTACTCTTGAAAAAGATGAGGTCGTTGCACGTTCTGCTAACAACCTACCTGGAGTGAAGGTTCTAACAGTAAGTGAAGTAAATGTTTTAGACTTGCTTACGCATGACAAGCTGATCTTGACGAAAGAGGCAGCTGAAAAAGCAGGGGAGGTGCTTGCATAA
- the rplW gene encoding 50S ribosomal protein L23 yields the protein MKDPRDIIKRPIITENSADLMADKKYTFEVSTKANKTEIKDAIESIFSVKVVNVNTMNLKGKFKRMGRYGGFRPDRKKAIVTLSADSKELDFFEGV from the coding sequence ATGAAAGATCCACGTGATATTATTAAGCGCCCTATTATAACTGAGAATTCTGCAGACCTTATGGCTGATAAAAAATATACTTTTGAAGTGAGTACCAAAGCGAACAAAACTGAAATTAAAGATGCGATCGAATCCATCTTTAGTGTGAAAGTTGTGAACGTAAATACTATGAACCTCAAAGGTAAATTTAAACGTATGGGTCGTTACGGTGGATTCCGCCCAGACCGTAAAAAAGCAATTGTAACACTGTCTGCTGACAGTAAAGAGTTAGACTTTTTTGAAGGTGTTTAA
- the rplB gene encoding 50S ribosomal protein L2 — MAIKKYKPTSNGRRGMSGSDFAEITTDKPEKSLLAPLHKHGGRNNQGRLTVRHQGGGHKRQYRIIDFKRDKDGIPGRVATIEYDPNRTANIALIHYVDGEKRYILAPKGLKVGDEILSGEGADIKVGHSLALENIPVGTIIHNIELKPGRGGQLVRSAGSQAQILGREDKYVLVRLTSGEVRLVLGTCRATVGQVGNLEHELINVGKAGRSRWKGIRPTVRGSVMNPNDHPHGGGEGRAPIGRKSPMSPWGKPTLGYKTRKRNKPTDKFIVRKRKK; from the coding sequence ATGGCGATTAAAAAATACAAACCAACCTCTAATGGTCGACGTGGTATGTCAGGTTCTGATTTCGCAGAAATTACAACTGATAAGCCGGAAAAATCCTTGCTTGCTCCACTTCACAAACACGGTGGACGTAATAACCAAGGTAGATTAACAGTTCGTCATCAAGGCGGCGGTCACAAACGTCAATATCGCATCATCGATTTTAAACGCGATAAAGATGGAATACCAGGACGCGTTGCTACTATTGAGTACGATCCAAACCGTACTGCTAATATTGCGCTTATCCACTATGTAGATGGTGAGAAGCGTTATATCCTTGCTCCTAAAGGATTAAAAGTAGGAGATGAAATTCTTTCTGGAGAAGGTGCTGACATCAAAGTTGGTCACTCTCTAGCATTAGAAAACATTCCAGTAGGTACAATCATTCATAACATCGAGTTAAAACCGGGTCGTGGAGGACAATTAGTTCGTTCTGCTGGTTCACAAGCTCAAATCCTTGGTCGTGAGGATAAATATGTTCTTGTAAGATTGACTTCTGGTGAAGTTCGCCTAGTACTAGGTACTTGCCGCGCTACTGTAGGTCAAGTAGGTAACCTAGAACACGAACTAATCAACGTTGGTAAAGCTGGACGCTCACGTTGGAAAGGTATCCGTCCAACAGTACGTGGTTCTGTAATGAACCCGAATGATCACCCACACGGTGGTGGTGAAGGACGTGCGCCAATCGGACGTAAGTCACCAATGTCTCCATGGGGTAAACCAACTCTTGGATACAAAACTCGTAAACGTAACAAACCAACTGACAAGTTTATCGTACGTAAACGTAAAAAATAA
- the rpsS gene encoding 30S ribosomal protein S19, with product MGRSLKKGPFVDDHLMKKVEQLDSDNKKQLIKTWSRRSTIFPNFVGHTIAVYDGRKHVPVYVTEDMVGHKLGEFAPTRTYKGHAGDDRKTKR from the coding sequence ATGGGTCGTAGCTTAAAAAAGGGACCTTTCGTGGATGACCATTTAATGAAAAAGGTTGAACAACTTGATTCTGATAACAAAAAACAATTGATTAAAACTTGGTCTCGTCGTTCTACAATTTTTCCTAATTTCGTTGGCCACACTATCGCTGTTTATGATGGTCGTAAACACGTACCAGTTTATGTAACAGAAGATATGGTAGGACACAAATTAGGAGAATTCGCACCAACTCGTACCTATAAAGGTCACGCTGGTGATGACAGAAAAACAAAACGTTAA
- the rplV gene encoding 50S ribosomal protein L22: MQAKAVAKSVRIAPRKVRLVIDLIRGKNVGEAVAILRHTQRGASPVVEKVLRSAIANAEHNYEMNPDNLVISEAFVNEGATMKRFRPRAMGRASQINKRTSHITVVVSEKKEG, from the coding sequence ATGCAAGCTAAAGCTGTTGCAAAATCTGTTCGTATCGCTCCTCGTAAAGTTCGTTTAGTAATAGATTTGATTCGAGGGAAAAATGTAGGGGAAGCTGTAGCGATTCTACGCCACACACAACGTGGAGCTTCACCTGTAGTGGAAAAAGTACTTCGTTCTGCTATCGCTAACGCAGAGCACAACTACGAAATGAACCCAGATAACCTAGTTATCTCGGAAGCATTCGTAAACGAAGGAGCAACAATGAAACGTTTCCGTCCACGTGCGATGGGTCGTGCAAGTCAAATTAATAAAAGAACGAGCCACATCACAGTGGTTGTATCAGAAAAAAAGGAGGGATAA